The window attGTTTCCTGTGTTCAGTGTCAGTTTAGATCAGTTCTGTATTCATTTAAAGAAATCCTACCTGAACACTTTTATACAACATGTGAGTTTGGAGTTGTTTCAGTAATAAAATCATTACAGACAAGAAACCTAATCCTGGCCTCATATCACCTGAGTCGCAAAAAGTAGGTTACCACTCCTGTTCTAGGATCAGATTGCCTGTGGATGTCTAAATGAGTTCAATAGTTTTTGAAAAGCAGAAAACGTGACCTTGGCTAGGCACAATTCCGAAACTATTGTTTTGTATATCAGTCGGGACACTTCTGAGGTTTGCACTCAGATGTTGGATAAATACAGGCCTTGACAGAAGCATGACCTTATGTCCTTACCATCTCTCAGAGCTCAGGAGTACAGTTGAACTTTCAACCAAACGTTTAACTTAAAAACTGAAAACATGTGGAAATTACTTGCAATCAATTAAGGTTCGGCCCACAGTTGTGTTCTTGTGTAGAAACTTTTGTAGGCCACATTTAACCATAACAAATTTAAGTTTGAAGTTTAGATTCGCTACATAGAGTTTGGTCTTCTGTTAAAATGCTATGTTTCTAAGTTGGACTGTGTTGTTGTAGATCTTCGAAACTAGGTAAGCTAAAAAAACATGGTAATATTTGCATGATTACACCCCAGATTAACTACATCTATGTGTATCTATAAATATCATTCAAAATAATAACATATTTGATAAATATTGAGTTGTGTCTTGCTTCGTACTAAGTTGAATGGGATGATTTTGACAATGTTCCCCAACCCCACAAATGTTTGAGGGCGGAGCTTGGACtggttaattacattttatgttGAGGCATCAAAGCCCATATattgctgtccaaatacttctctAAAAGGATATTTGTTACATTAATAGCATTTAATCAATTTATGATTACAAACAACTGACGTTTTATTGGACAATGacaatacactgatcagccataacatttaaaccacctgtctaatattgggTAGGTCTTCCTTGAGCAGCTCTGTCCCACTTAGGCATGGAGTCTACAATACCTCTGACGTTCTGGaatctgacaccaagacgtcagcagcagatccatgAGATTCTGAAAGATCTAAGGAGGGGAAGCCTCCATGAAGCTTTGGaaacccatgaccctgtctccagttcactggttgttcttGTTCAGGACCACTGTTGGTAGGTCTTGATCAATGCATACCAGGACCACCTcacctacctgatgttttggagatgttctgacccagttgtctagctatcaaaatttggcccttgtcagattcctatgcttgcccatttgtttTCGCTTTGGCTTaacaactgactgttcacttccacctcttgacaggtgccactggaatgagataatcaatgttattcacctcacctctcagtggttttaatattatggctgatcagtgtatgtggTGGCTCTACTCTGTTTGGTGTACTCACAAAACACCCATTCATCTTCTCCTTACCTCTCTCAGAGTTCCCTCTGATGTCGAATGACCCTCCAGTCCTGTTTGGTTTTGTGGTCTGAGCGGTTGTGGACTCAGTGGTAGGTAGCTCAGTGGTGGTTGTTGGGACAGTAGCATTAGCTGAAGCTGTAGATGGAGATTGTGATGTAGTGATGTTTGCCCCCTGTGGTGGATAAGCAGTCGTTGAGTTCACGGTGCTGCTTACAGTCGAGTTTTGAGTGTCAAAGGTGTCAATGACCGTCACGTTTGAGGGGAAGGTTCCAGAACTTGGCTGTGTGCTGTTCGTCTCAGGCTGCAGTGTGGTCGTGTTGTTTAGGCCAGTTTCGTTGTTCATTGCAGGTGTCGGGTCTGGACTGCCTGTGACCGGACTGCTCGTGTTGTATTTCTGGGTTGAGGTTTCATTGCTGTGTGGTGAAACCTCTTCGCTGGAGTTGAGGGGAATATGAGGTGATGGAGTTAAGGTGGCAGAATCTGTGTCGTTAACTGGTTCTTCACTTGATATTGGTATGACAGCTGTATCTTctgaggactggtttgagaatTGGTGTTCCCAATCCCCACTCAAACCAGAAGTATTCTCAGCCATCATCTCACCATAAGGTGAGGGAGTGGTTTCGTCTAAATTCCACGTATGAGCTTCCTGAGGGGACACCTGCTTTAGGTTTGGAAGCATCAGCAATAAAGCAAAGCCAAGGCCTAAAGGCAGCTTCATGTCTGTGGCCTCTCCCTGcccaagagaaagaaagtgatcATTAGTGTTTTTGACCGCAATAATGACTAAATGATGAATAATCTTGGCAGGTAAATGCCTCTTAACTGTTGGcagtttatttaatattattaattaagaGTTTTTGTGAGACATTTATGAGAGTATATGCTGTATTTAAACCCAGCCTATAACCAGGCCATAAACATATGCTGTCATACTAATTTACATGACCTGTAATGACAACACATGGTGTTGGTCAGTGTTAAGTAGCAGGGCTCAGGTAAAGTGTTTCCAATTATTCCACCTATTTCTACACATTTATACTTGTAAGCAAGAGTGTAGCAGGTGCTAAGGGGCCAGGGGACCCAGGGGACCCAAACCTTCCAATTCAGACTCACTCATTGGGACCAGATTTTGCATCTCACAGCAAACTTTTCAAGTCTCACCTGTTGCAAAAATCTTACGTGTATTAATGAATTGGGTTTATTGTCTTGATGTGATGT of the Salminus brasiliensis chromosome 25, fSalBra1.hap2, whole genome shotgun sequence genome contains:
- the LOC140548237 gene encoding uncharacterized protein, whose translation is MKLPLGLGFALLLMLPNLKQVSPQEAHTWNLDETTPSPYGEMMAENTSGLSGDWEHQFSNQSSEDTAVIPISSEEPVNDTDSATLTPSPHIPLNSSEEVSPHSNETSTQKYNTSSPVTGSPDPTPAMNNETGLNNTTTLQPETNSTQPSSGTFPSNVTVIDTFDTQNSTVSSTVNSTTAYPPQGANITTSQSPSTASANATVPTTTTELPTTESTTAQTTKPNRTGGSFDIRGNSERGVASDIKQKAKSQAWGAIIGVGVAVAIVALVVYVIMKRRSHRDFSHRKLVEDMPPEPVLRLDNSEPLDLKYEGNGYYNPGIQGDNIQMTNFPRGHSN